The Xenopus laevis strain J_2021 chromosome 7S, Xenopus_laevis_v10.1, whole genome shotgun sequence genome includes a window with the following:
- the ankrd22.S gene encoding ankyrin repeat domain-containing protein 22, with product MGILYSEPICQAAYENNLEEVQLLVAEDPKNLNVKDNFGGDTPLICACRKGHVQVASYLISARANVNLTNNKDRTCLHYAVRRRFSFLDYLLIIILMPVLLVGYIIMVSKTKQNERLIKLLLQSGVSVNAVDSKGNTALHYACLLKSKSVVPLLLDAQADPNIKNKDGETPIDIAERLKFAKILQMLKKSS from the exons ATGGGAATTCTTTACTCTGAG CCGATCTGTCAGGCTGCCTATGAGAATAACTTGGAAGAGGTGCAGCTGCTCGTAGCCGAGGACCCCAAGAATTTGAACGTAAAGGACAACTTTGGTGGGGACACGCCGCTCATATGCGCCTGCAGGAAGGGTCACGTGCAAGTGGCCAGTTACTTGATCTCTGCGAGAGCCAACGTCAACCTCACAAATAAC AAAGATCGCACGTGTTTGCACTACGCCGTCAGGAGGAGATTCTCGTTCCTCGACTATTTGCTCATAATCATCTTAATGCCTGTGCTGCTCGTGGGCTACATAATCATG GTATCGAAGACCAAGCAGAACGAGCGGCTGATAAAGCTTCTGCTCCAGTCAGGGGTGTCGGTCAATGCTGTGGATAGT AAAGGGAACACAGCGCTACATTACGCCTGCCTGTTGAAAAGCAAGTCTGTGGTTCCGCTTCTTCTGGATGCCCAGGCTGATCCCAACATCAAGAATAAG GACGGGGAGACCCCAATTGATATCGCCGAGAGGCTCAAATTTGCAAAAATCTTACAGATGCTCAAGAAATCCTCCTAA